One window from the genome of Saimiri boliviensis isolate mSaiBol1 chromosome 2, mSaiBol1.pri, whole genome shotgun sequence encodes:
- the SET gene encoding protein SET isoform X2: MAPKRQSPLPPQKKKPRPPPAQGLEETSASAGLPKKGEKEQQEAIEHIDEVQNEIDRLNEQASEEILKVEQKYNKLRQPFFQKRSELIAKIPNFWVTTFVNHPQVSALLGEEDEEALHYLTRVEVTEFEDIKSGYRIDFYFDENPYFENKVLSKEFHLNESGDPSSKSTEIKWKSGKDLTKRSSQTQNKASRKRQHEEPESFFTWFTDHSDAGADELGEVIKDDIWPNPLQYYLVPDMDDEEGEGEEDDDDDEEEEGLEDIDEEGDEDEGEEDEDDDEGEEGEEDEGEDD, encoded by the exons ATGGCCCCCAAACGCCAATCTCCACTCCCGCCTCAAAAGAAGAAACCAAGACCACCTCCTGCTCAGGGACTGGAGGAGACATCGGCCTCTGCAGGCTTGCCGAAGAAGGGAG aaaaagaacagcaagaagCAATTGAACACATTGATGAAGTACAAAATGAAATAGACAG aCTTAATGAACAAGCCAGTGAGGAGATTTTGAAAGTAGAACAGAAATATAACAAACTCCGCCAACCGTTTTTTCAGAAGAGGTCAGAATTGATCGCCAAAATCCCAAATTTTTGGGTAACAACATTTGTCAACCATCCACAAG TGTCTGCACTGCTGGGGGAGGAAGACGAAGAGGCACTGCATTATTTGACCAGAGTTGAAGTGACAGAATTTGAAGATATTAAATCAGGTTACAGAATAGATTTT tattttgatgaaaatccttactttgaaaataaagttctCTCCAAAGAATTTCATCTGAATGAGAGTGGTGATCCATCTTCAAAGTCTACCGAAATCAAATGGAAATCTGGAAAG GATTTGACGAAACGTTCAAGTCAAACGCAGAATAAAGCCAGCAGGAAGAGGCAgcatgaggaaccagagagcttCTTTACCTGGTTTACTGACCATTCTGATGCAGGTGCTGATGAATTAGGAGAGGTCATCAAAGATGATATTTGGCCAAACCCATTACAATACTACTTG gttcctGATATGGAtgatgaagaaggagaaggagaagaagatgatgatgatgatgaagaggaggaaggattaGAAGATATTGATGAAGAAGGGGATGAGGATGAAggtgaagaagatgaagatgatgatgaaggggaggaaggagag GAGGATGAAGGAGAAGATGACTAA
- the SET gene encoding protein SET isoform X1 — protein sequence MSAPAAKVSKKELNSNHDGADETSEKEQQEAIEHIDEVQNEIDRLNEQASEEILKVEQKYNKLRQPFFQKRSELIAKIPNFWVTTFVNHPQVSALLGEEDEEALHYLTRVEVTEFEDIKSGYRIDFYFDENPYFENKVLSKEFHLNESGDPSSKSTEIKWKSGKDLTKRSSQTQNKASRKRQHEEPESFFTWFTDHSDAGADELGEVIKDDIWPNPLQYYLVPDMDDEEGEGEEDDDDDEEEEGLEDIDEEGDEDEGEEDEDDDEGEEGEEDEGEDD from the exons ATGTCGGCGCCGGCGGCCAAAGTCAGTAAAAAGGAGCTCAACTCCAACCACGACGGGGCCGACGAGACCTCAG aaaaagaacagcaagaagCAATTGAACACATTGATGAAGTACAAAATGAAATAGACAG aCTTAATGAACAAGCCAGTGAGGAGATTTTGAAAGTAGAACAGAAATATAACAAACTCCGCCAACCGTTTTTTCAGAAGAGGTCAGAATTGATCGCCAAAATCCCAAATTTTTGGGTAACAACATTTGTCAACCATCCACAAG TGTCTGCACTGCTGGGGGAGGAAGACGAAGAGGCACTGCATTATTTGACCAGAGTTGAAGTGACAGAATTTGAAGATATTAAATCAGGTTACAGAATAGATTTT tattttgatgaaaatccttactttgaaaataaagttctCTCCAAAGAATTTCATCTGAATGAGAGTGGTGATCCATCTTCAAAGTCTACCGAAATCAAATGGAAATCTGGAAAG GATTTGACGAAACGTTCAAGTCAAACGCAGAATAAAGCCAGCAGGAAGAGGCAgcatgaggaaccagagagcttCTTTACCTGGTTTACTGACCATTCTGATGCAGGTGCTGATGAATTAGGAGAGGTCATCAAAGATGATATTTGGCCAAACCCATTACAATACTACTTG gttcctGATATGGAtgatgaagaaggagaaggagaagaagatgatgatgatgatgaagaggaggaaggattaGAAGATATTGATGAAGAAGGGGATGAGGATGAAggtgaagaagatgaagatgatgatgaaggggaggaaggagag GAGGATGAAGGAGAAGATGACTAA